In Pseudonocardia sp. C8, one genomic interval encodes:
- the coaE gene encoding dephospho-CoA kinase → MLRTGLTGGIGAGKSTVARRLVERGAVLVDSDRLAREVVAAGTEGLAAITEAFGAGVLGPDGELDRPALASVVFGDPAARRTLDGIVHPLVRARSDELVAAAPPDAIVVQDVPLLVEGGMAAAFPLVVVVGVDAEERVRRLVAARGMAEPDARARIAAQATDAQRRAAADVWLDNSGDEETTRRRADALWDERLVPFEENLRRALPVPEGPPRLVDPDPDWPGQARRLADRVAAAAGSHGRGVEHVGSTAVPGLVARDVVDLQLAVESRSDANRVAGGLAAAGFPADPDLPADLPADLSADRDAGPVGAGTVRVHRSADPGRPAVVVVRVHGSPAWRHALGLRERLRADGRARDAYAERKHAAAALYADDPDPRRYAAHTAAWRGDPDE, encoded by the coding sequence GTGCTGCGGACAGGGCTGACCGGAGGAATCGGGGCGGGCAAGTCGACGGTCGCCCGCCGGCTCGTCGAGCGGGGCGCCGTGCTGGTCGACTCCGACCGGCTCGCCCGCGAGGTCGTCGCCGCGGGAACCGAGGGCCTCGCCGCCATCACCGAGGCGTTCGGCGCCGGCGTCCTCGGCCCGGACGGCGAGCTCGACCGGCCCGCACTGGCGTCCGTCGTGTTCGGCGACCCGGCGGCCCGCCGCACCCTGGACGGCATCGTGCACCCGCTGGTGCGCGCCCGCTCGGACGAGCTGGTCGCCGCCGCTCCGCCGGACGCGATCGTCGTGCAGGACGTCCCGCTGCTGGTCGAGGGTGGCATGGCGGCCGCGTTCCCGCTGGTCGTGGTGGTCGGGGTGGACGCCGAGGAACGGGTCCGGCGGCTGGTCGCGGCGCGCGGGATGGCCGAGCCCGACGCGCGCGCCCGGATCGCCGCGCAGGCCACCGACGCGCAGCGCCGCGCCGCCGCCGACGTCTGGCTCGACAACTCCGGCGACGAGGAGACGACCCGGCGCCGGGCCGACGCGCTCTGGGACGAGCGGCTCGTCCCGTTCGAGGAGAACCTGCGGCGCGCCCTGCCGGTTCCGGAGGGCCCGCCCCGGCTCGTCGACCCGGACCCGGACTGGCCCGGGCAGGCCCGCCGGCTCGCCGACCGGGTGGCGGCCGCGGCCGGGTCGCACGGCCGGGGGGTCGAGCACGTCGGGTCCACCGCGGTGCCCGGGCTGGTCGCCCGCGACGTCGTCGACCTGCAGCTGGCGGTCGAGTCCCGCTCGGACGCGAACCGGGTGGCCGGGGGGCTCGCGGCGGCCGGGTTCCCCGCCGATCCGGACCTGCCCGCCGACCTCCCCGCCGACCTCTCCGCCGACCGGGACGCGGGGCCGGTCGGCGCCGGGACGGTGCGCGTGCACCGGTCGGCCGACCCCGGCCGGCCCGCCGTGGTCGTGGTCCGGGTGCACGGCTCCCCGGCCTGGCGGCACGCGCTGGGTCTCCGGGAGCGGCTCCGCGCGGACGGGCGGGCCCGGGACGCGTACGCCGAGCGCAAACACGCCGCCGCGGCGCTCTACGCCGACGATCCGGACCCCCGTCGCTACGCAGCGCACACGGCGGCCTGGCGTGGCGATCCGGACGAGTGA
- a CDS encoding RNA polymerase sigma factor, with protein sequence MAQRYGADGEFAEPGRVPGVPHPAYYGGGRHARDDDGIDHGGWTGAAEEPPPTDEPPPISGALVQQHRTLPHGELRADFGAHLETHYPRLVAQLYAITLNPQEAHDAVQDAYSRAWRRWNDLRDLDEDPVHGHEDPAVGWVRRVAIRTSMRGRFLRRRRRPAAEDTDPRTGALLEALGRLGPADRRAVVLHHMAGLPAAAVAELEGVGEQEIRRRLVRGREVVTEGMAEVLEEIVGAPVEAAPYVDGGHTRVVEGGRA encoded by the coding sequence GTGGCGCAGCGATACGGCGCGGACGGCGAGTTCGCCGAGCCCGGTCGCGTGCCTGGCGTCCCCCATCCGGCGTACTACGGGGGCGGCCGGCACGCCCGTGACGACGATGGCATCGATCACGGGGGCTGGACCGGTGCGGCCGAGGAGCCGCCGCCGACGGACGAACCGCCGCCGATCAGCGGGGCGCTGGTCCAGCAGCACCGCACGCTGCCGCACGGCGAGCTGCGCGCGGACTTCGGCGCGCACCTGGAGACCCACTACCCGCGCCTGGTCGCGCAGCTGTACGCGATCACCCTGAACCCGCAGGAGGCGCACGACGCCGTGCAGGACGCGTACTCGCGTGCCTGGCGGCGCTGGAACGACCTGCGCGACCTTGACGAGGACCCGGTCCACGGCCACGAGGACCCGGCCGTCGGCTGGGTCCGCCGGGTCGCCATCCGGACCTCGATGCGCGGCCGGTTCCTGCGGCGCCGCCGCCGTCCGGCCGCGGAGGACACCGACCCGCGCACGGGCGCGCTGCTCGAGGCGCTGGGCCGGCTCGGCCCGGCCGACCGGCGCGCGGTCGTGCTGCACCACATGGCCGGGCTGCCCGCCGCCGCGGTCGCCGAGCTGGAGGGCGTCGGAGAGCAGGAGATCCGGCGTCGACTGGTCCGGGGCCGGGAGGTCGTCACGGAGGGCATGGCCGAGGTGCTGGAGGAGATCGTCGGGGCGCCGGTCGAGGCGGCTCCGTACGTGGACGGCGGCCACACCCGCGTCGTCGAGGGGGGACGGGCATGA
- a CDS encoding DUF402 domain-containing protein: MVAVHPPKTQVFDPDARAQFDTKGTRREIETLREEEWGLYLSRPIVARPNAWWIESWVIPELGVCLSDWRWRPGHERDQDAYLDIASFTRDGRRIRMTDLYLDLVVHRGRATEVIDVDEYVTAVAQGLLEPALAEYALERSHAVLDGLARHGHDHEAWLAAHGIDLGPRASPAPPAGLAG, from the coding sequence ATGGTCGCCGTGCACCCGCCCAAGACGCAGGTCTTCGACCCCGACGCCCGCGCCCAGTTCGACACCAAGGGCACCCGCCGCGAGATCGAGACCCTCCGCGAGGAGGAGTGGGGGCTCTACCTGTCCCGGCCGATCGTCGCCCGGCCGAACGCCTGGTGGATCGAGTCGTGGGTGATCCCGGAGCTGGGCGTCTGCCTCTCCGACTGGCGGTGGCGGCCGGGGCACGAGCGCGACCAGGACGCCTACCTCGACATCGCGTCGTTCACCCGCGACGGGCGGCGGATCCGGATGACCGACCTCTACCTGGACCTGGTCGTGCACCGCGGGCGGGCCACCGAGGTGATCGACGTGGACGAGTACGTCACCGCCGTCGCCCAGGGGCTGCTGGAGCCGGCACTCGCCGAGTACGCGCTGGAGCGCTCGCACGCCGTGCTGGACGGGCTGGCCCGGCACGGGCACGACCACGAGGCCTGGCTGGCCGCGCACGGGATCGACCTGGGGCCGCGCGCGTCCCCGGCCCCGCCGGCCGGCCTCGCCGGCTGA
- the uvrB gene encoding excinuclease ABC subunit UvrB, translating to MAFATEVPGSAADAHAHPDAGTTPTDTPLAHSEHRPVGEIERREGRFRVVSDHRPAGDQPTAIAELDRRLRAGEQDVVLLGATGTGKSATTAWLIEQQQRPTLVMAPNKTLAAQLANELREMLPHNAVEYFVSYYDYYQPEAYIAQTDTYIEKDSSINDDVERLRHSATMNLLSRRDVVVVASVSCIYGLGTPQSYLDRSVPLKVGDEIERDRLLRLLVDVQYTRNDMSFTRGTFRVRGDTVEIIPAYEELALRIEFFGDEIEALYHLNPLTGDTVEQVDEIRIFPATHYVAGPDRMERAVRDIEAELEQRLEQLENQGKLLEAQRLRMRTQYDIEMIRQVGFCSGIENYSRHIDGRGPGSAPATLIDYFPDDFLLVIDESHVTVPQIGGMFEGDMSRKRNLVEYGFRLPSAVDNRPLTWEEFTDRIGQTVYLSATPGDYEMSRTGGEFVEQVIRPTGLVDPEIVVKPTKGQIDDLVHEIRGRTERDERVLVTTLTKKMAEDLTDYLLELGIKVRYLHSEVDTLRRVELLRQLRSGEYDVLVGINLLREGLDLPEVSLVAILDADKEGFLRSERSLIQTIGRAARNVSGQVHMYADTITDSMRYAIDETDRRRAKQIAYNTEHGIDPQPLRKRIADILDQVYREAEDTEAVPVGGSGRNASRGKRAAGEAGRAPAAGSAGVPARDTAGMPRAELADLIQQMNEQMLAAARDLQFELAARLRDEIADLKKELRGMDAAGVS from the coding sequence ATGGCTTTCGCGACCGAGGTCCCGGGCAGCGCCGCCGACGCGCACGCGCACCCCGATGCGGGCACGACGCCGACGGACACCCCGCTCGCGCACTCCGAGCACCGTCCGGTCGGCGAGATCGAGCGCCGGGAGGGCCGGTTCCGGGTGGTCAGCGACCACCGGCCGGCCGGTGACCAGCCGACGGCGATCGCCGAGCTGGACCGCCGGCTGCGGGCCGGCGAGCAGGACGTCGTGCTGCTGGGCGCCACCGGCACCGGCAAGTCGGCGACGACGGCGTGGCTGATCGAGCAGCAGCAGCGGCCCACGCTGGTGATGGCGCCGAACAAGACCCTCGCCGCCCAGCTGGCCAACGAGCTGCGGGAGATGCTGCCGCACAACGCCGTCGAGTACTTCGTCTCGTACTACGACTACTACCAGCCCGAGGCCTACATCGCGCAGACCGACACCTACATCGAGAAGGACAGCTCGATCAACGACGACGTCGAGCGGCTCCGGCACTCGGCGACGATGAACCTGCTGTCCCGGCGCGACGTCGTCGTGGTCGCCTCGGTGTCGTGCATCTACGGCCTCGGCACGCCCCAGTCGTACCTGGACCGGTCGGTGCCGCTGAAGGTCGGTGACGAGATCGAGCGGGACCGGCTGCTGCGGCTGCTGGTCGACGTCCAGTACACCCGCAACGACATGTCGTTCACCCGCGGCACGTTCCGGGTCCGCGGAGACACCGTGGAGATCATCCCGGCGTACGAGGAGCTGGCGCTGCGGATCGAGTTCTTCGGCGACGAGATCGAGGCGCTCTACCACCTCAACCCGCTGACCGGCGACACGGTCGAGCAGGTCGACGAGATCCGGATCTTCCCGGCCACGCACTACGTGGCCGGCCCGGACCGCATGGAGCGCGCCGTGCGGGACATCGAGGCCGAGCTGGAGCAGCGGCTCGAGCAGCTGGAGAACCAGGGCAAGCTGCTGGAGGCCCAGCGCCTGCGGATGCGCACCCAGTACGACATCGAGATGATCCGCCAGGTCGGGTTCTGCTCGGGCATCGAGAACTACTCGCGGCACATCGACGGCCGCGGCCCCGGCAGCGCGCCGGCCACCTTGATCGACTACTTCCCGGACGACTTCCTGCTGGTGATCGACGAGTCGCACGTGACCGTGCCGCAGATCGGCGGCATGTTCGAGGGCGACATGTCCCGCAAGCGCAACCTCGTCGAGTACGGCTTCCGGCTGCCGTCCGCGGTGGACAACCGGCCGCTGACCTGGGAGGAGTTCACCGACCGGATCGGGCAGACCGTCTACCTGTCCGCGACCCCCGGCGACTACGAGATGTCCCGCACCGGCGGCGAGTTCGTCGAGCAGGTCATCCGCCCGACCGGCCTGGTCGACCCGGAGATCGTCGTGAAGCCGACCAAGGGCCAGATCGACGACCTGGTGCACGAGATCCGCGGCCGGACCGAGCGCGACGAGCGGGTCCTGGTCACCACGCTGACCAAGAAGATGGCCGAGGACCTCACCGACTACCTGCTCGAGCTGGGGATCAAGGTCCGCTACCTGCACTCCGAGGTCGACACCCTGCGCCGGGTGGAGCTGCTGCGCCAGCTCCGCTCCGGCGAGTACGACGTGCTGGTCGGCATCAACCTGCTCCGCGAGGGCCTCGACCTGCCCGAGGTGTCGCTGGTGGCGATCCTCGACGCGGACAAGGAGGGCTTCCTCCGCTCGGAGCGCTCGCTGATCCAGACGATCGGCCGCGCGGCCCGCAACGTGTCCGGCCAGGTGCACATGTACGCCGACACGATCACCGACTCGATGCGGTACGCCATCGACGAGACCGACCGCCGCCGGGCCAAGCAGATCGCGTACAACACCGAGCACGGGATCGACCCCCAGCCGCTGCGCAAGCGGATCGCCGACATCCTCGACCAGGTCTACCGCGAGGCCGAGGACACCGAGGCCGTCCCGGTCGGCGGGTCCGGGCGCAACGCCTCCCGCGGGAAGCGGGCCGCCGGTGAGGCGGGCCGGGCACCCGCCGCCGGCAGCGCCGGCGTCCCGGCGCGGGACACGGCGGGCATGCCGCGGGCCGAGCTGGCGGACCTGATCCAGCAGATGAACGAGCAGATGCTCGCCGCGGCGCGTGACCTCCAGTTCGAGCTGGCCGCCCGGCTGCGTGACGAGATCGCCGACCTGAAGAAGGAGCTGCGGGGGATGGACGCCGCCGGGGTGAGTTGA
- a CDS encoding glycosyltransferase family 87 protein: protein MTVTRITPDPDVPAGPGAGVVPRLRSLAVAWTTLWFTVPLLAVSLFWSWIRLGNYALDLDIYRIGVQVWLAGGDMYGPLPPPMNGPLLPFIYPPFAALAMVPLSLVPYPVAFTLQFVVSTVSLALCVAIAIRVAWPAGGWRSPLVLGVPALAAALLIEPVAQTYAFGQINLVLMVLVLADCLAPRARWPRGVLLGLAAAIKLTPGGFILFFLVRRDWKAAGVAVATGVVATGLGFLADADSSVRYWFVGGPAADVSGSTFFSNETVQAVLARQEVPAPWFTVLWLVIVGVLLALAIPVIRRTEPVVALAATAAVVLMATPTAWSHHWVWVVPALIGLAGHALRYRSAVWGGLAAAIAAIFYIAPFRWMPNVWGVEMKWNLWEQVLGASYVIPATVALGLGCWYVTRGPGRPGGPQAPGPERLHVGA from the coding sequence GTGACCGTCACCCGCATCACGCCCGATCCGGACGTGCCCGCCGGTCCCGGCGCCGGGGTCGTGCCCCGGCTGCGGTCGCTGGCCGTGGCGTGGACGACGCTCTGGTTCACGGTGCCGCTGCTCGCGGTGTCGCTGTTCTGGTCGTGGATCCGGCTCGGCAACTACGCGCTGGACCTCGACATCTACCGGATCGGCGTGCAGGTGTGGCTGGCAGGCGGGGACATGTACGGCCCGCTGCCGCCCCCGATGAACGGCCCGCTGCTGCCGTTCATCTACCCGCCGTTCGCCGCGCTGGCGATGGTGCCGCTGTCGCTCGTGCCCTACCCGGTCGCCTTCACCCTGCAGTTCGTGGTGTCGACGGTGTCGCTGGCCCTCTGCGTCGCGATCGCGATCCGGGTGGCCTGGCCGGCCGGTGGGTGGCGGTCCCCGCTCGTCCTCGGTGTCCCGGCGCTGGCCGCGGCCCTGCTGATCGAGCCGGTGGCGCAGACGTACGCGTTCGGCCAGATCAACCTGGTGCTGATGGTGCTCGTGCTGGCCGACTGCCTGGCGCCCCGGGCCCGGTGGCCGCGCGGCGTGCTGCTGGGCCTGGCCGCCGCGATCAAGCTGACCCCCGGCGGGTTCATCCTGTTCTTCCTGGTGCGCCGGGACTGGAAGGCGGCCGGTGTCGCCGTCGCCACCGGGGTCGTCGCCACCGGGCTCGGGTTCCTCGCCGACGCCGACTCCTCGGTCCGGTACTGGTTCGTCGGCGGCCCTGCGGCGGACGTCAGCGGCTCGACGTTCTTCTCGAACGAGACCGTGCAGGCGGTGCTGGCCCGCCAGGAGGTCCCGGCGCCGTGGTTCACGGTGCTGTGGCTGGTGATCGTGGGCGTCCTGCTGGCGCTGGCGATCCCGGTGATCCGCCGGACGGAGCCGGTGGTGGCGCTGGCGGCGACCGCGGCCGTGGTCCTCATGGCGACCCCGACCGCGTGGTCGCACCACTGGGTCTGGGTGGTGCCGGCCCTGATCGGGCTCGCCGGGCACGCGCTGCGGTACCGGTCGGCCGTCTGGGGTGGGCTCGCCGCCGCGATCGCCGCGATCTTCTACATCGCGCCGTTCCGCTGGATGCCGAACGTGTGGGGCGTCGAGATGAAGTGGAACCTGTGGGAGCAGGTGCTCGGCGCCAGCTACGTCATCCCGGCCACCGTCGCGCTCGGGCTGGGCTGCTGGTACGTGACCCGGGGGCCGGGCCGGCCCGGTGGGCCGCAGGCGCCCGGCCCGGAGCGGCTGCACGTCGGGGCCTGA
- a CDS encoding GAF domain-containing protein encodes MADDDVREQASICAVRPGTDLGRHARMLSQLHDAVLSGDAAPDRARRLIARSWDRVRAQGVNPDAGDPPGPLDAGQVEQRRSTSPLVPVLPALRSALTSVAEDARHVMVVTDADGVLLWREGSTAVRRRADGLGFTEGANWSECSVGTNAIGTALAEGGPVQIFSAEHFVRSHHRWTCTAAPVHDPRSGELLGVVDVSGPAETIHPTTVALVNTAVRLAEAGLWQRHEARLEALRTIGAPMLAGTSGPGLVVDDHGWVAAVTGLPGVERVAAPSADRLIAVHGIGPCLPEPVPGGWLLRPADSGSSRMRLRLDLDARPPQAVVEGSSRWVHPLSTRHAEVLVLLARAGTAGLDSAALSESLYGDRAHLVTVRAEMSRLRRGLGGILLARPYRIAPEVELDLTGLRESRVVRDSAAPGIAALRDS; translated from the coding sequence GTGGCCGACGACGACGTCCGGGAGCAGGCGAGCATCTGTGCGGTGCGTCCGGGAACCGATCTCGGCCGGCACGCGCGCATGCTGTCCCAGCTGCACGACGCCGTGCTCTCCGGGGACGCTGCCCCGGACCGGGCGCGGCGGCTCATCGCCCGCTCCTGGGACCGGGTCCGCGCCCAGGGCGTGAACCCGGACGCCGGTGACCCGCCCGGCCCGCTCGACGCCGGGCAGGTCGAGCAGCGGCGTAGCACGTCCCCGCTCGTCCCGGTGCTGCCCGCCCTGCGCTCCGCCCTCACTTCGGTCGCCGAGGACGCCCGGCACGTGATGGTCGTGACCGACGCCGACGGCGTGCTGCTGTGGCGGGAGGGGTCCACCGCGGTCCGGCGGCGCGCCGACGGGCTCGGCTTCACCGAGGGCGCCAACTGGTCGGAGTGCTCGGTCGGCACCAACGCCATCGGCACCGCACTCGCCGAGGGCGGCCCGGTGCAGATCTTCTCCGCCGAGCACTTCGTCCGCAGCCACCACCGCTGGACCTGCACGGCGGCCCCGGTGCACGACCCCCGCAGCGGGGAGCTGCTGGGTGTCGTCGACGTGTCCGGGCCCGCCGAGACCATCCACCCGACGACGGTCGCGCTGGTCAACACGGCCGTCCGGCTCGCCGAGGCGGGGCTCTGGCAGCGGCACGAGGCGCGCCTGGAGGCGCTCCGCACGATCGGCGCCCCGATGCTGGCCGGTACGTCCGGGCCCGGCCTCGTCGTGGACGACCACGGCTGGGTCGCCGCCGTCACCGGCCTGCCCGGGGTGGAGCGGGTCGCGGCGCCGTCGGCGGACCGGCTGATCGCGGTACACGGCATCGGCCCGTGCCTGCCGGAGCCCGTCCCGGGCGGCTGGCTGCTGCGGCCTGCCGACTCCGGCTCCTCGCGGATGCGGCTGCGCCTGGACCTCGACGCGCGGCCGCCGCAGGCCGTCGTCGAGGGCAGCTCGCGGTGGGTGCACCCGTTGTCGACCCGGCACGCCGAGGTGCTGGTTCTCCTCGCCCGGGCCGGGACGGCCGGCCTGGACTCCGCCGCGCTGTCCGAGAGCCTCTACGGCGACCGGGCGCACCTGGTCACGGTGCGCGCCGAGATGTCCCGCCTGCGGCGCGGTCTCGGCGGGATCCTGCTGGCCCGGCCGTACCGGATCGCCCCGGAGGTCGAGCTGGACCTCACCGGGCTGCGGGAGAGTCGGGTCGTCCGCGACTCCGCGGCCCCCGGCATCGCCGCGCTCCGCGACTCCTGA
- a CDS encoding acetoin reductase, translating to MGVAVVTGAGRGIGRGIALRLARDGHAVAVNDLDAGGASAVADEIGAAGGTARAYPADVTDPDAVTALVNQVVDDLGGLDVMVANAGIAQVKPLLEVTPDDLRKIFEVNVFGVVYCLQAAARVMIDRGTGGKIVNAASIAGHSGFDLLGHYSATKFAVRALTQAAAKELAPHRITVNAYCPGIVGTDMWDLIDEQMGARSGAAKGETLEEYSQMIPLGRVQTADDVAAFVSYLAGPDSDYMTGQSVMIDGGIVMV from the coding sequence ATGGGTGTCGCCGTGGTCACCGGAGCGGGCCGGGGTATCGGGCGCGGGATCGCGCTGCGGCTGGCGCGTGACGGGCACGCGGTCGCCGTCAACGACCTCGACGCCGGTGGTGCGTCCGCCGTAGCCGACGAGATCGGCGCCGCAGGCGGGACCGCGCGGGCCTACCCGGCCGACGTCACCGACCCGGACGCGGTCACCGCGCTGGTGAACCAGGTCGTCGACGACCTCGGCGGCCTGGACGTGATGGTCGCGAACGCGGGGATCGCGCAGGTCAAGCCGTTGCTCGAGGTCACCCCGGACGACCTGCGGAAGATCTTCGAGGTCAACGTGTTCGGCGTCGTCTACTGCCTGCAGGCCGCGGCCCGGGTGATGATCGACCGCGGCACCGGCGGGAAGATCGTGAACGCGGCGTCGATCGCCGGGCACTCCGGGTTCGACCTGCTGGGCCACTACTCGGCGACGAAGTTCGCGGTGCGCGCGCTCACCCAGGCCGCGGCGAAGGAGCTCGCCCCGCACCGGATCACGGTCAACGCGTACTGCCCGGGCATCGTCGGCACCGACATGTGGGACCTGATCGACGAGCAGATGGGTGCCCGCAGCGGCGCGGCGAAGGGGGAGACGCTCGAGGAGTACTCCCAGATGATCCCGCTGGGCAGGGTGCAGACCGCCGACGACGTCGCCGCGTTCGTCTCCTACCTCGCCGGCCCGGACTCGGACTACATGACCGGCCAGTCCGTCATGATCGACGGCGGCATCGTCATGGTGTGA
- a CDS encoding ABC transporter permease, with product MSDDERPLSTRRGHVGDLVAGDSAPPARPGRTLPLRTELVRQLERRRTQVAFALVVAMPVILWAAFSLGSDDDGAASGPNLVDLASGSAANFAVFTLFASASFLLVVLVALFFGDTVASEASWSSLRYLLAIPVPRARLLRQKAVVAGFLSVAALLLLPVASLAVGALAYGAGDLVSPIGESLPFPTAVGRVMLGAVYVIVQLGWVAGLALLLSVSTDAPLGAVGGAVMTSIVSQIIDQIEDLGVIRNFLPTHYGDAWSALLARDVDWTDMTYGVFSAVCYAAAFLGLAAWRFTRKDITS from the coding sequence ATGAGCGACGACGAGCGTCCACTGTCCACCCGGCGCGGCCACGTCGGTGACCTGGTCGCCGGGGACTCGGCACCCCCGGCCCGTCCGGGCCGGACGCTGCCGCTGCGGACCGAGCTGGTCCGCCAGCTCGAACGCCGCCGGACCCAGGTGGCGTTCGCGCTGGTCGTCGCCATGCCGGTCATCCTGTGGGCGGCGTTCTCCCTCGGCAGCGACGACGACGGCGCCGCGAGCGGCCCGAACCTCGTCGACCTGGCGTCGGGCAGCGCCGCCAACTTCGCGGTGTTCACCCTGTTCGCGTCGGCGAGCTTCCTGCTCGTGGTGCTGGTGGCGCTGTTCTTCGGGGACACGGTGGCCTCCGAGGCGTCGTGGTCGTCGCTGCGCTACCTGCTGGCGATACCGGTGCCCCGGGCCCGGCTGCTGCGGCAGAAGGCGGTCGTCGCCGGGTTCCTGTCGGTGGCGGCGTTGCTGCTGCTCCCGGTCGCGTCGCTGGCGGTCGGGGCGCTCGCGTACGGCGCCGGGGACCTGGTGTCCCCGATCGGCGAGTCGCTGCCGTTCCCGACCGCCGTGGGCCGGGTCATGCTCGGGGCGGTCTACGTGATCGTCCAGCTGGGCTGGGTCGCCGGGCTGGCGCTGCTGCTGTCGGTGAGTACCGACGCGCCGCTCGGCGCCGTCGGCGGGGCGGTGATGACCTCGATCGTCTCCCAGATCATCGACCAGATCGAGGACCTGGGTGTCATCCGGAACTTCCTCCCGACCCACTACGGCGACGCCTGGTCGGCGCTGCTGGCCCGCGACGTCGACTGGACCGACATGACCTACGGCGTGTTCTCCGCGGTCTGCTACGCCGCCGCGTTCCTCGGGCTCGCGGCCTGGCGGTTCACCCGCAAGGACATCACGAGTTGA